In Actinomyces radicidentis, one genomic interval encodes:
- a CDS encoding LicD family protein, with protein sequence MRKGEQLSDEESRQVQLGVLLELERFCREHELTYVLAFGTLIGAMRHEGFIPWDDDIDVYMPRADFERLYGLSRSGALPEHLRLTSYRDRNSIYPFFKLVDTRTHVEESYVGVEQDLGLWVDIFPLEHVDFADRRIRLTRLRALRHVWKRSIAASDPHLATSWRAALVKRLIYPVTRRMNPYEIARRSDELARAAHVADAKDPRYVMLVDNDMDNNTLRPEDLLPVRRTLFEGAMLPIPARAEDVLTARYGDWRRVPSPEERPPAHVRTATWAASDDAR encoded by the coding sequence GTGAGGAAGGGCGAGCAGCTCAGCGATGAGGAGTCACGTCAGGTGCAGCTGGGTGTCCTGCTGGAGCTGGAGCGCTTCTGCCGGGAGCATGAGCTGACCTACGTGCTGGCTTTCGGCACCCTCATCGGCGCGATGCGGCATGAGGGCTTCATCCCCTGGGATGACGACATCGACGTCTACATGCCTCGGGCGGACTTCGAGAGGCTCTACGGGCTGAGCCGCTCAGGAGCGCTGCCGGAGCACCTCCGGCTCACCTCCTACCGGGACCGGAACTCGATCTACCCCTTCTTCAAGCTCGTGGACACGCGTACCCACGTCGAGGAGAGCTACGTCGGGGTGGAGCAGGACCTCGGCCTGTGGGTGGACATCTTCCCGCTGGAGCACGTGGACTTCGCCGACAGGCGGATCCGCCTGACCCGTCTGCGCGCCCTGAGGCACGTCTGGAAGCGGTCGATCGCGGCGAGTGACCCGCACCTGGCGACCAGCTGGCGGGCGGCCCTCGTCAAGCGTCTCATCTACCCGGTCACCAGGCGCATGAACCCCTACGAGATCGCGCGTCGCAGCGACGAGCTCGCCCGGGCGGCGCACGTCGCTGACGCCAAGGATCCTCGCTACGTCATGCTCGTGGACAACGACATGGACAACAACACGCTGCGGCCCGAGGATCTCCTCCCGGTGCGTCGAACCCTGTTCGAGGGGGCGATGCTGCCGATTCCGGCGCGTGCTGAGGACGTCCTGACAGCCCGCTACGGGGACTGGCGGAGGGTTCCGTCGCCCGAGGAGCGTCCGCCGGCGCACGTCCGCACCGCCACCTGGGCCGCTTCCGACGACGCTCGTTGA
- a CDS encoding glycosyltransferase family 4 protein yields MRIAIITNSYPPRMGGLELHIENLAHGLHALGHQVQVLTIAPDPGVREDGGVRVLTGRSHLPIADVISVPSPGATRAITGLLRREGVDLVSTHTRFFPMSLIGLRAARAAGVPVIHTEHGSGFVASPSPVIALGSRAVDLTMGRYVLRHADRVLGVSPQAAAFARRLGAPHAEVFYNAIAPVTLASPPDDRPRHLVFVGRMVPGKGWDTFLETVALLRSQGLDVDGEVLGDGADLAQARSRASELGLSGIVAVRGRVSQEAVQASLTGSTLVNPTVLSEGFQTTLLEAIAAQGRVVTFEVPGARLLREQGAPVVVCEERSASGLARSLTTVLTTPPPAASQDLIAQWTWPVRAHEYAAIAEQVVRSR; encoded by the coding sequence GTGCGAATCGCCATCATCACGAACAGCTACCCCCCTCGCATGGGCGGCCTCGAGCTCCACATCGAGAACCTCGCCCACGGGCTCCACGCCCTGGGGCACCAGGTGCAGGTGCTCACCATCGCACCGGACCCCGGCGTCCGTGAGGACGGAGGCGTCCGCGTCCTCACGGGGCGCTCCCACCTCCCGATCGCTGACGTCATCAGCGTCCCCAGCCCCGGCGCGACCCGCGCGATCACCGGGCTCCTGCGTCGGGAGGGCGTCGACCTGGTGTCCACCCACACCCGCTTCTTCCCCATGAGCCTCATCGGGCTGCGCGCCGCCCGCGCCGCTGGTGTCCCCGTCATCCACACCGAGCACGGCAGCGGCTTCGTCGCCTCCCCCTCCCCCGTCATCGCCCTGGGGTCACGAGCCGTCGACCTGACCATGGGGCGTTACGTGCTGCGTCACGCCGACCGCGTCCTGGGCGTCTCCCCCCAGGCTGCCGCCTTCGCCCGCAGGCTGGGTGCGCCGCACGCCGAGGTCTTCTACAACGCGATCGCTCCGGTGACGCTCGCGTCACCGCCGGATGACCGCCCGCGCCACCTCGTCTTCGTGGGCCGGATGGTTCCTGGCAAGGGGTGGGACACCTTCCTGGAGACCGTGGCCCTGCTACGCAGCCAGGGCCTCGACGTCGACGGTGAGGTGCTCGGCGACGGAGCCGATCTGGCGCAGGCACGCTCCAGGGCCTCCGAGCTCGGCCTCAGCGGGATCGTCGCCGTGCGCGGGAGAGTCTCGCAGGAGGCCGTCCAGGCGTCCTTGACCGGCTCGACGCTCGTGAACCCGACGGTCCTGTCCGAGGGGTTCCAGACCACGCTCTTGGAGGCGATCGCCGCCCAGGGTCGGGTCGTCACCTTCGAGGTCCCCGGAGCCCGTCTGCTGCGAGAGCAAGGCGCTCCCGTCGTCGTGTGCGAGGAGCGCAGCGCCTCAGGGCTGGCGCGGTCACTGACGACCGTGCTGACCACTCCGCCTCCGGCGGCCTCCCAGGATCTCATCGCCCAGTGGACGTGGCCCGTGCGGGCCCACGAGTACGCCGCCATCGCCGAGCAGGTCGTCCGCTCCAGGTGA
- a CDS encoding DUF2304 domain-containing protein, producing MTTTYLLGALFGVIVLVSVFLKMRNSGMKEVYATWWIVIAVGSVFFSVIPGALKALSTLIGVKVPLNLAFFVAAIILLLLSLRFSVDLSQASEDRRRLAEETALLRHDVRALEQEVARLRHDEDPAGRSGS from the coding sequence ATGACGACGACCTATCTCCTCGGTGCGCTCTTCGGGGTGATCGTCCTCGTGTCCGTCTTCCTCAAGATGCGCAACTCGGGCATGAAGGAGGTCTACGCGACCTGGTGGATTGTCATCGCGGTCGGCTCGGTCTTCTTCTCCGTCATCCCCGGGGCGCTCAAGGCCCTCTCCACGCTCATCGGGGTGAAGGTGCCCCTCAACCTCGCGTTCTTCGTCGCTGCGATCATCCTGCTGCTGCTCTCGCTGCGTTTCAGCGTGGATCTCTCGCAGGCCTCCGAGGACCGTCGGCGTCTTGCGGAGGAGACCGCCCTGCTGCGTCATGATGTCAGGGCTCTTGAGCAGGAGGTCGCACGGCTGCGCCATGACGAGGACCCTGCTGGTCGCAGCGGCTCCTGA
- a CDS encoding glycosyltransferase family 2 protein, which translates to MTDPGSVLVIIPAWNEADVIGAVLDETQQVLGGGVDVLVVSDGSTDATAAIAQERGVKVLDLPVNLGVGGAMRAGYLYAYRHGYDYAVQLDADGQHDPREVAALLEAARSGGADVVIGARFAGKGDYTVHGPRHWAMRVLSVVLSRVCRTRLTDTTSGFKLSGRRAITLFARDYPAEYLGDTVEALVLAARSGLTVTQVAVEMRPRAGGTPSHNPIKAARFLLRAFMALGIALTRPRSAVTFSEETSA; encoded by the coding sequence GTGACTGACCCGGGAAGCGTCCTCGTCATCATCCCGGCGTGGAACGAGGCTGACGTCATCGGAGCGGTCCTCGACGAGACCCAGCAGGTGCTCGGTGGCGGCGTCGACGTCCTCGTCGTCTCCGACGGGTCCACCGACGCGACCGCCGCGATCGCCCAGGAGCGCGGCGTCAAGGTCCTCGACCTGCCCGTCAACCTCGGTGTGGGAGGGGCGATGCGCGCGGGCTACCTCTACGCGTACCGGCACGGCTACGACTACGCGGTCCAGCTCGATGCTGATGGTCAGCACGATCCCCGGGAGGTCGCCGCGCTGCTTGAGGCGGCACGCTCCGGCGGCGCTGACGTCGTCATCGGCGCGCGATTCGCCGGCAAGGGTGACTACACCGTGCACGGGCCGCGGCACTGGGCGATGAGGGTGCTCTCGGTGGTGCTCTCGCGCGTGTGCCGGACGCGGCTGACGGACACGACCTCCGGCTTCAAGCTGAGCGGTCGGCGGGCCATCACCCTGTTCGCCCGCGACTACCCGGCCGAGTACCTCGGGGACACCGTCGAGGCCCTCGTCCTGGCGGCGCGCAGCGGACTGACCGTCACCCAGGTCGCCGTGGAGATGCGGCCTCGGGCTGGTGGCACGCCCTCGCACAACCCCATCAAGGCGGCACGGTTCCTTCTGCGTGCCTTCATGGCGCTGGGCATCGCCCTGACGCGGCCACGGAGCGCCGTCACGTTCTCGGAGGAGACCTCAGCATGA
- a CDS encoding DUF2142 domain-containing protein, whose protein sequence is MRTSRGDSGGSHGGRTPSRWGAVLAVAAMVLLMLASGLGWAVASPMGGAPDDDYHLGSIWCPRPAYESCPSKVDGDRVLVQVPEAVGESSSSSLAPLGGTCYSFRTQESAACVLTYSDTRTHWINRYDDGGYPGGFYRFHHLLVTGDPERSAVLMRGVNVLIATTLVTLLWLGAQRRDRLALTVAVLVSWVPMGVYFIASNNPSSWAVTGTFVYGAGMLLATRSHGSRRVLLLVTALIGALLCLATRYDTSFYLFVVAVALALAVPWNRKRLPEAVMAVVLALVGTWWMIQGMIAGRSAGAQSSAGGHSELWDRLVTGVLTAPKYVAGFYGQFWLPGWIDVHLDQFAPFVLGVLALGGCVMAGLARGSWRTWLSTTVVVGAMLGIPAVFYAVGLFPDIFSYQARYNLPLLAVAVLFLLVAGGERCFEMRPAQLAGICLCVVGGFALTMHSVMFRYVHGMDVEEFLNLDYQASWWWSERVPGPMLVWMTACVAFTLLVVAALWLSRRQGAAVLTSPFSPLLGDCATGASRTGSEQEPDGDAVAADGAGRGPAPEAGAHRGGTDAAPSRGGRGRD, encoded by the coding sequence ATGAGAACGAGCCGCGGTGACAGCGGGGGCTCGCACGGGGGGCGGACGCCCTCCCGCTGGGGGGCGGTGCTGGCAGTGGCCGCCATGGTGCTGCTCATGCTCGCCTCCGGGCTCGGCTGGGCGGTCGCCTCCCCCATGGGCGGGGCCCCCGATGACGACTACCACCTTGGGAGCATCTGGTGCCCGAGGCCGGCGTACGAGTCCTGCCCCTCCAAGGTGGACGGGGACAGGGTGCTCGTGCAGGTGCCCGAGGCGGTCGGGGAGTCCTCGTCCTCCTCGCTGGCGCCGCTGGGAGGAACGTGCTACTCCTTCCGGACCCAGGAGTCCGCGGCCTGCGTGCTCACGTACTCGGACACGAGGACCCATTGGATCAACCGGTACGACGACGGCGGGTACCCCGGCGGCTTCTACCGGTTCCACCACCTGCTGGTCACCGGGGACCCGGAGCGCTCGGCCGTCCTGATGCGCGGGGTCAACGTCCTCATCGCCACCACGCTCGTCACCCTCCTGTGGCTCGGGGCGCAGCGTCGGGACAGGCTGGCACTGACCGTGGCGGTCCTGGTGTCCTGGGTACCGATGGGGGTCTACTTCATCGCCTCCAACAACCCCAGCTCGTGGGCCGTGACGGGCACCTTCGTCTACGGCGCGGGAATGCTCCTGGCGACTCGCTCGCACGGCTCACGGCGCGTCCTCCTGCTCGTCACCGCCCTGATCGGCGCGCTCCTGTGCCTGGCCACCAGGTACGACACCTCCTTCTACCTCTTCGTCGTCGCCGTCGCCCTGGCCCTCGCGGTGCCGTGGAACCGGAAGCGGCTGCCCGAGGCCGTGATGGCCGTCGTGCTGGCCCTGGTCGGCACGTGGTGGATGATCCAGGGCATGATCGCAGGGCGCTCGGCCGGCGCCCAGTCCTCGGCAGGTGGCCACTCCGAGCTCTGGGACAGGCTCGTCACCGGCGTCCTCACGGCCCCGAAGTACGTCGCCGGCTTCTACGGCCAGTTCTGGCTGCCCGGCTGGATCGACGTCCACCTCGACCAGTTCGCCCCCTTCGTCCTGGGGGTCCTGGCCCTGGGCGGATGCGTCATGGCGGGGCTCGCGCGAGGCTCCTGGCGCACGTGGTTGTCGACGACGGTCGTCGTCGGCGCCATGCTCGGGATCCCCGCCGTCTTCTACGCGGTCGGGCTCTTCCCCGACATCTTCTCCTACCAGGCGCGGTACAATCTCCCGCTCCTGGCGGTCGCCGTCCTCTTCCTGCTGGTCGCCGGAGGTGAGCGGTGCTTCGAGATGCGTCCTGCCCAGCTGGCCGGGATCTGCCTGTGCGTCGTTGGAGGCTTCGCGCTGACGATGCACTCGGTGATGTTCCGCTACGTGCACGGGATGGACGTGGAGGAGTTCCTCAACCTGGACTACCAGGCGAGCTGGTGGTGGAGCGAGCGCGTCCCCGGCCCGATGCTCGTGTGGATGACCGCCTGCGTGGCCTTCACCCTGCTGGTCGTGGCCGCCCTGTGGCTCAGCCGGCGTCAGGGCGCCGCGGTCCTCACGAGCCCCTTCTCCCCGCTGCTCGGCGACTGCGCGACGGGTGCGTCGCGGACCGGCTCCGAGCAGGAGCCGGACGGCGACGCCGTGGCGGCCGACGGAGCGGGTAGGGGGCCCGCGCCCGAGGCCGGTGCTCACCGGGGCGGTACCGACGCTGCTCCCAGCAGGGGAGGGCGGGGACGTGACTGA
- a CDS encoding sugar nucleotide-binding protein — protein sequence MTATPKPLGVETTPIPGFLRIDLTVHGDNRGWFKENWQREKMVALGLPDFGPVQNNISFNDEVGVTRGIHAEPWDKFVSVATGRVFGAWVDLREGPSFGTVYTTEIDPSVAVYVPKGVGNAYQTLEPNTAYTYLVNDHWSPDAQYTFLNLADETAAVPWPIPLEQAILSDKDKAHPRLAEVTPFPAAETTGTGRRVLVTGANGQLGRELMKQLPQAGYQPTGVDLPDVDISDAAQMAAFDWSAYDVVINAAAWTNVDGAETPDGRRLSWRANATGPANLAREAGGRGLTIVHVSSEYTFDGTLEPHTEDEAPSPLGVYGQSKAGGDAAIEATERHYLVRTSWVVGDGKNFAKTMASLAERGIKPSVVADQTGRLTFTSDLAAGIIHLLSTGAEWGTYNLSGEGPVVSWADVAKRVFELRGFSADDVTPVTTEEYFAGKEGVAPRPLKSALDLSKIEATGFTPRDSMERLGQYVPTIDL from the coding sequence ATGACTGCGACCCCTAAGCCCCTCGGCGTCGAGACCACCCCGATCCCCGGGTTCCTCCGGATCGATCTCACCGTCCACGGCGACAACCGCGGCTGGTTCAAGGAGAACTGGCAGCGCGAGAAGATGGTGGCCCTCGGCCTGCCGGACTTCGGCCCCGTCCAGAACAACATCTCCTTCAACGACGAGGTCGGCGTCACCCGCGGCATCCACGCCGAGCCCTGGGACAAGTTCGTCTCGGTGGCCACCGGCCGCGTCTTCGGCGCCTGGGTGGACCTGCGCGAGGGCCCGTCCTTCGGCACCGTCTACACCACGGAGATCGACCCCTCCGTCGCGGTCTACGTCCCCAAGGGCGTCGGCAACGCCTACCAGACCCTCGAGCCGAACACGGCCTACACCTACCTCGTCAACGACCACTGGTCGCCGGACGCGCAGTACACCTTCCTCAACCTCGCCGACGAGACCGCCGCCGTCCCGTGGCCCATCCCGCTGGAGCAGGCGATCCTCTCCGACAAGGACAAGGCGCACCCGCGACTGGCCGAGGTCACTCCCTTCCCCGCTGCCGAGACCACCGGTACGGGCAGGCGCGTCCTCGTCACCGGCGCCAACGGGCAGCTCGGCCGCGAGCTCATGAAGCAGCTGCCGCAGGCCGGCTACCAGCCCACCGGGGTGGACCTGCCCGACGTCGACATCTCCGACGCCGCCCAGATGGCCGCCTTCGACTGGTCCGCCTACGACGTCGTCATCAACGCCGCGGCCTGGACGAACGTCGACGGCGCCGAGACTCCTGACGGACGCCGCCTGTCCTGGCGGGCCAACGCCACGGGCCCGGCGAACCTGGCCCGTGAGGCCGGCGGCCGGGGCCTGACGATCGTCCACGTCTCCAGCGAGTACACCTTCGACGGCACCCTGGAGCCGCACACCGAGGACGAGGCCCCCAGCCCGCTGGGCGTCTACGGCCAGTCCAAGGCCGGCGGCGACGCCGCCATCGAGGCCACCGAGCGCCACTACCTCGTGCGCACCAGCTGGGTGGTGGGCGACGGGAAGAACTTCGCCAAGACGATGGCCTCCCTGGCCGAGCGCGGCATCAAGCCGTCGGTCGTGGCCGACCAGACCGGCCGGCTCACCTTCACCTCGGACCTCGCCGCCGGCATCATCCACCTGCTGTCCACCGGCGCCGAGTGGGGCACCTACAACCTCTCCGGCGAGGGCCCCGTCGTCTCCTGGGCCGACGTCGCCAAGCGCGTCTTCGAGCTGCGCGGCTTCTCCGCCGACGACGTCACCCCCGTCACCACCGAGGAGTACTTCGCCGGCAAGGAGGGCGTCGCCCCCCGCCCGCTCAAGTCCGCCCTGGACCTGTCCAAGATCGAGGCCACGGGCTTCACCCCGCGCGACTCGATGGAGCGCCTGGGGCAGTACGTGCCCACGATCGACCTGTGA
- a CDS encoding ABC transporter permease, with the protein MPILRELRESRELLYNLTLREVKGKYKRTALGQLWSLANPLALMLVYSFVFRFVIRVQPDAGDPSGLDVFALWLMCGLLPWTFFTNVVNGGMGVLVGNENLIKKVYFPRSSLVVSTALSWLYSWSIEMLVLVVAIVLLGGSPYLFIVPTVGVMLLLTLFSTGVAMLLAIANVYFRDTQYLMGIVFQIWFYANPIVYPASMVRSVSDSVGTFHGASIFDLYRLNPFYYFLEAFRNLLYDNRFPDGLTWGVMLVLSIGFLTVGWRVFSSHQDHLAEAL; encoded by the coding sequence GTGCCAATCTTGCGGGAGCTGCGCGAGTCGCGAGAGCTTCTCTACAACCTGACGCTGCGCGAGGTGAAGGGGAAGTACAAGCGCACCGCGCTCGGTCAGCTCTGGTCGCTGGCGAACCCCCTGGCGCTCATGCTCGTGTACTCGTTCGTGTTCCGCTTCGTCATCAGGGTCCAGCCGGACGCCGGGGACCCCTCCGGCTTGGACGTCTTCGCCCTGTGGCTCATGTGCGGCCTGCTGCCGTGGACGTTCTTCACCAACGTCGTCAACGGCGGCATGGGAGTCCTCGTCGGCAACGAGAACCTCATCAAGAAGGTTTACTTCCCGCGGTCCAGCCTGGTCGTCTCCACCGCCTTGTCCTGGCTGTACTCGTGGAGCATCGAGATGCTGGTGCTCGTCGTGGCGATCGTGCTCCTGGGAGGGAGCCCCTACCTCTTCATCGTGCCCACCGTGGGCGTCATGCTCCTGCTGACCCTCTTCTCCACGGGCGTCGCCATGCTCCTGGCGATCGCGAACGTCTACTTCAGGGACACGCAGTACCTCATGGGAATCGTCTTCCAGATCTGGTTCTACGCGAACCCGATCGTCTACCCGGCGTCGATGGTGCGGTCGGTCTCCGACTCCGTCGGGACGTTCCACGGGGCGAGCATCTTCGACCTCTACCGCCTCAACCCCTTCTACTACTTCCTCGAGGCCTTCCGTAACCTGCTCTACGACAACAGGTTCCCGGACGGGCTCACGTGGGGGGTCATGCTCGTGCTCTCCATCGGCTTCCTCACGGTGGGCTGGAGAGTCTTCAGCTCTCATCAGGACCACCTGGCGGAGGCGCTGTGA
- a CDS encoding ABC transporter ATP-binding protein — translation MTTSAVSVEHVSKEFRVYKERNNTLKSAIMRRNRSSYQEFQALKDVSLDIPQGSTFALVGDNGSGKSTLLKCMARILVPDEGSIRAHGRVAAMLEVGSGFHPELSGRDNIYLNGSILGMSRREIDKKLDDIIAFSGVEDFIDQPVKNYSSGMYVRLGFSVAINTEPDILLVDEILAVGDASFQEKCAKKFDDLKAEGRTIVVVSHSIAQLRAMADTAAYLDHGALQEVGPSTAVLEKYADAARENIRIDDDGRVRWGTAEATVRSVEVLGEDGAPLTSSARTGSALVLRLHFEAPSALVRPRVGLAMSTGVGAHLWSSFTNDAGSPIERMEGEGHIDLRVPDLPLQPGRYPVDGAIISADGESVIDYVRQIAVLEVALGGPKESGGPVALRGTWGDVEVDR, via the coding sequence ATGACGACGTCAGCAGTCTCCGTCGAGCACGTCTCCAAGGAGTTCCGCGTCTACAAGGAGCGGAACAACACCCTGAAGTCCGCGATCATGCGTCGCAACCGGTCCTCCTACCAGGAGTTCCAGGCTCTCAAGGACGTGAGCCTTGACATTCCGCAGGGCTCCACCTTCGCACTCGTGGGAGACAACGGCTCCGGCAAGTCGACTCTCCTGAAGTGCATGGCACGGATCCTCGTGCCGGACGAGGGCAGCATCCGAGCCCACGGACGCGTCGCCGCCATGCTCGAGGTCGGGTCAGGGTTCCATCCCGAGCTCTCGGGCCGCGACAACATCTACCTCAACGGGTCGATCCTCGGGATGAGCCGTCGCGAGATCGACAAGAAGCTCGATGACATCATCGCCTTCTCCGGGGTGGAGGACTTCATCGACCAGCCCGTGAAGAACTACTCGTCGGGCATGTACGTGCGGCTCGGGTTCTCCGTCGCGATCAATACCGAGCCCGACATCCTCCTGGTCGACGAGATCCTCGCCGTGGGCGACGCCTCCTTCCAGGAGAAGTGCGCCAAGAAGTTTGACGACCTCAAGGCCGAGGGGCGCACCATCGTGGTCGTCTCCCACTCGATCGCGCAGCTGCGGGCGATGGCGGACACGGCCGCCTACCTGGACCACGGCGCCCTTCAGGAGGTCGGCCCGTCGACGGCCGTCCTCGAGAAGTACGCTGACGCGGCCCGCGAGAACATCCGCATCGACGACGACGGCCGGGTCCGGTGGGGCACGGCCGAGGCCACCGTCCGCAGCGTGGAGGTGCTCGGCGAGGACGGCGCCCCGCTGACCTCGTCCGCGCGGACGGGCTCAGCCCTCGTGCTGCGCCTTCACTTCGAGGCTCCCTCCGCCCTCGTGAGGCCACGAGTGGGCCTCGCGATGAGCACGGGCGTCGGCGCGCACCTGTGGTCCAGCTTCACCAACGACGCGGGCTCCCCCATCGAGCGCATGGAGGGCGAGGGGCACATCGACCTGCGTGTGCCCGACCTGCCGCTGCAGCCGGGAAGATACCCGGTCGACGGGGCGATCATCAGCGCGGACGGCGAGTCCGTCATCGACTACGTCCGGCAGATCGCCGTCCTGGAGGTCGCGCTCGGTGGCCCCAAGGAGTCGGGCGGCCCGGTGGCGCTGCGAGGCACGTGGGGCGACGTGGAGGTCGACCGATGA
- a CDS encoding glycosyltransferase family 4 protein: MSADVTRARVLVVTLDTLGDRMAGPAIRAWEITAHLAARGHWARLVTFAECTRRSPDFEVASIGVDSFRKEVEAVDVVIIQGYVAATFPWLADVDQKIVYDLYDPFHLESLEVERYQPLPLRHAALARALTELGTQIARGDFFICASEKQRDLWLGHLAAAGRVNPLTYDSDPSLRELIDVVPFGTADVQAEQRRHALKGAVPGITEDDPVVIWGGGVYNWFDPLSVVRAIDQVRAEVPNVRMVFLGMKHPNPDVPEMRMAARTRQEADRLGLTGRHVFFHEDWVEYDDRVNFLMDADVGISTHFAHIETDFSFRTRILDYLWTGLPIVSSDGDAFASLITAEGLGRVVPVGDVDALAQALALLLTDPAGREETRQRVNRAAAAYRWEQVLAPLFQFCDDPRHAADWAEHTAVARPVSRPGVLTALRSDARAAVRVLRAQGLRGVAAKVRWRLARFRR; the protein is encoded by the coding sequence ATGAGCGCGGACGTCACGAGGGCACGAGTCCTGGTCGTCACCCTGGACACGCTCGGCGACCGGATGGCGGGGCCCGCCATCCGCGCCTGGGAGATCACGGCGCACCTTGCCGCCCGAGGGCACTGGGCCCGGCTCGTCACCTTCGCCGAGTGCACCCGTCGCAGTCCGGACTTCGAGGTCGCGAGCATCGGCGTCGACTCCTTCCGCAAGGAGGTCGAGGCCGTCGACGTCGTCATCATCCAGGGCTACGTCGCGGCCACCTTCCCGTGGCTCGCCGACGTGGACCAGAAGATCGTCTACGACCTCTACGACCCGTTCCACCTGGAGTCGCTCGAGGTCGAGCGCTACCAGCCGCTGCCCCTCCGGCACGCCGCCCTGGCTCGCGCGCTCACGGAGCTCGGCACGCAGATCGCCCGCGGCGACTTCTTCATCTGCGCCTCCGAGAAGCAGCGTGACCTGTGGCTGGGCCACCTGGCGGCAGCGGGACGCGTGAATCCGCTGACCTACGACTCGGACCCCTCCCTGAGGGAGCTCATCGACGTCGTCCCGTTCGGGACGGCAGACGTGCAGGCCGAGCAGCGCAGGCACGCGCTCAAGGGCGCCGTGCCCGGGATCACCGAGGATGACCCGGTCGTGATCTGGGGCGGTGGCGTCTACAACTGGTTCGACCCGTTGTCGGTCGTCCGGGCGATCGACCAGGTGCGCGCCGAGGTGCCCAACGTGCGCATGGTCTTCCTCGGCATGAAGCACCCCAACCCGGACGTGCCCGAGATGAGGATGGCGGCTCGCACGCGGCAGGAGGCGGACCGACTGGGACTGACCGGAAGGCACGTCTTCTTCCACGAGGACTGGGTCGAGTACGACGACCGGGTCAACTTCCTCATGGACGCCGACGTGGGTATCTCGACCCACTTCGCCCACATCGAGACGGACTTCTCCTTCAGGACCCGGATCCTGGACTACCTGTGGACAGGGCTACCGATCGTGTCCTCCGACGGTGACGCCTTCGCCTCGTTGATCACGGCCGAGGGCCTTGGCCGCGTCGTGCCGGTCGGAGACGTTGACGCGCTCGCGCAGGCGCTCGCGCTCCTCCTCACGGACCCGGCCGGCCGTGAGGAGACGCGTCAGCGGGTCAACCGTGCGGCGGCGGCGTACCGGTGGGAGCAGGTGCTCGCACCTCTCTTCCAGTTCTGCGACGATCCGCGACACGCCGCCGACTGGGCGGAGCACACGGCCGTGGCGAGACCTGTCAGCCGCCCGGGTGTCCTCACCGCGCTCAGGAGCGACGCGCGGGCCGCCGTGCGGGTGCTGCGAGCGCAAGGGCTCCGCGGGGTGGCCGCGAAGGTCCGGTGGAGACTCGCCAGGTTCCGCCGGTGA
- a CDS encoding glycosyltransferase family 2 protein yields MSTVRPEGGVAAVVVTYHSGDVQRLVSALSEQCDHVIIVDNGSSRAEVDALRQTCTESGALLVTLGRNTGIAAAQNRGIEVARELGAQQVLLSDDDSAPEPGMVTRLLEGLELAQRSGPVAAVGPLIEEGDGADELIYVARTWGPRRANRSETRVELAPVAFLVASGCLLSLDALDLVGPMNESLFIDHVDLEWGLRARRAGLGLFVVTRARMSHSLGDRMVTIPGRRQPVHVHSATRNYYLVRNTTWLLRSALLPMRWRLGYVWWMLKYVGFNVLVNPPRAQRLNAALQGVRDGALGRMGPRHERRA; encoded by the coding sequence GTGAGTACCGTCAGGCCGGAGGGAGGTGTCGCCGCCGTCGTCGTCACCTACCACTCGGGGGACGTCCAGCGGCTGGTCAGCGCCCTGAGCGAGCAGTGCGACCACGTCATCATCGTCGACAACGGCTCATCCCGGGCGGAGGTCGACGCGCTGCGCCAGACGTGCACCGAGTCGGGCGCCCTCCTGGTCACCCTGGGAAGGAACACAGGAATCGCGGCGGCCCAGAATCGCGGCATCGAGGTCGCCCGCGAGCTCGGAGCGCAGCAGGTGCTCCTGTCCGACGACGACTCGGCACCTGAGCCTGGAATGGTCACCCGGCTGCTCGAGGGGCTGGAGCTGGCCCAGCGCAGCGGCCCCGTGGCCGCGGTCGGTCCTCTCATCGAGGAGGGCGACGGCGCCGACGAGCTCATCTACGTGGCTCGGACGTGGGGCCCTCGCCGTGCGAACCGCTCTGAGACCCGGGTGGAGCTCGCTCCCGTGGCCTTTCTCGTGGCCTCGGGCTGCCTCCTGAGCCTGGACGCCCTGGACCTCGTCGGGCCGATGAACGAGTCGCTCTTCATCGACCACGTCGACCTGGAGTGGGGGCTGCGTGCGCGGCGCGCGGGCCTCGGGCTCTTCGTCGTCACGAGGGCGCGCATGTCGCACTCCCTGGGGGACCGCATGGTCACGATCCCCGGTCGGCGTCAGCCTGTGCACGTCCACTCCGCGACACGGAACTACTACCTCGTCCGCAACACCACGTGGCTCCTGCGGTCAGCGCTGCTCCCGATGCGGTGGAGGCTCGGCTACGTCTGGTGGATGCTCAAGTACGTCGGCTTCAACGTGCTGGTCAACCCGCCTCGTGCCCAGAGGCTGAACGCCGCCCTCCAGGGAGTTCGCGACGGAGCCCTGGGCCGCATGGGGCCTCGTCACGAGCGCCGTGCGTGA